A window from Drosophila subobscura isolate 14011-0131.10 chromosome O, UCBerk_Dsub_1.0, whole genome shotgun sequence encodes these proteins:
- the LOC117899458 gene encoding uncharacterized protein LOC117899458 isoform X1, with protein sequence MGDSTPICRCRVLYLGSAVPRQSKDGLQGIQEPLRSLYPSEGAVGAKGIDSWLSVWSNGILLENVDENLKQITRFFPIESLHYCAAVRQVLIPERGNSHPEPKFLPLDSPFARMPRAQHPPIFAAILRRTTGIKVLECHVFICKREAAANALVRCCFHAYADNSYARQLETGSTAGGGGSSVYGTVKSATGSKSNGDLANGNGNGNGSGNGHGSHHLSLAAQGGWRSRAGSTTTLNSLGRASNGHAPNGSALGMNGGSTGSAAEGYTSVKNFYGSSADLNVTGDDGDASLYNGDENHKVWSGSQDQLDSIGPAESPYEVYTGNTSTLGRPLRARQMSAPIDVAPPPVKEERKQKRDKKSSKSSGSQSLSGTLIRPKPMHPAAMHRSGLPSSAGPGSVIYGPVSGHGHGHGQGQGHGHGPHSHSARYHTISHRGFPPGPPPPSHMVHHPQAQLSHQHHMQMHHAAHQHMGGMPPLQIPVMMPQQYATLQPSRSTSKKKKKDKKSGGGGGGGGVPVGMPIVPPIYAYHQQQAMGGVPPPQMAQSMIGEPRPLGMSSRKMAASMGNGLDDSGNSGAESPSPGGTGIYKRKGHLNERAFSYSIRQEHRSRSHGSLASLQFNPPDMKKEREIAQMVAGLDLNEGERQMGPSTLQRKQAAMTMTNGGGPGQHPHPHAHAPHPHQHPHQHPHPHAIYGPLGPSSSFGKPRR encoded by the exons ATGGGCGACTCCACGCccatctgccgctgccgcgtGCTCTATTTGGGCAGCGCGGTGCCGCGCCAGAGCAAGGATGGGCTCCAGGGCATTCAGGAGCCGCTGCGCAGCCTCTACCCCTCGGAGGGGGCGGTGGGCGCCAAGGGCATCGACAGCTGGCTGAGCGTCTGGTCGAACGGCATTCTGCTGGAGAATGTGGACGAGAACCTCAAGCAGATCACGCGCTTCTTCCCAATCGAGTCGCTCCACTACTGCGCAGCCGTGCGGCAGGTTCTCATTCCCGAGCGCGGCAACTCGCATCCGGAGCCGAAGTTCCTGCCCCTGGACTCGCCATTCGCCCGCATGCCGCGCGCCCAGCATCCGCCCATCTTTGCCGCGATCCTGCGCCGCACCACTGGCATCAAGGTGCTCGAGTGCCACGTGTTCATCTGCAAGCGGGAGGCTGCGGCCAACGCTCTAGTCAGGTGCTGCTTCCACGCCTATGCCGACAACTCGTATGCCCGCCAGCTGGAGACGGGCAGCACGGCGggcggaggaggcagcagcgtcTACGGCACCGTTAAGAGTGCCACAGGCAGCAAGTCCAACGGCGATCTGGCcaacggaaatggaaatggaaatggaagtggaaacGGGCACGGAAGCCATCATCTGTCCCTCGCCGCCCAGGGCGGCTGGCGGTCTCGTGCCGGCAGTACAACAACGCTCAACAGCCTGGGGCGCGCATCGAACGGACATGCCCCCAATGGATCCGCACTTGGCATGAACGGTGGCAGCACTGGCAGTGCCGCGGAGGGCTACACCTCCGTCAAGAACT TTTATGGGAGCAGCGCCGACCTGAATGTGACAGGGGATGATGGCGACGCTTCGCTGTACAATGGCGACGAGAACCACAAGGTGTGGAGTGGGTCACAGGACCAGCTGGACAGCATCGGGCCCGCTGAGAGTCCTTACGAAGTGTACACCGGCAACACCTCCACATTGGGCAGGCCGCTGCGGGCACGTCAGATGAGCGCCCCCATCGATGTGGCTCCGCCCCCAGTCAAGGAGGAGCGCAAGCAGAAGCGCGACAAGAAGTCGTCCAAGTCCAGCGGAAGCCAGAGCCTGTCGGGCACCCTCATCAGGCCGAAGCCTATGCACCCTGCCGCCATGCACCGCTCTGGCCTCCCGAGCTCCGCCGGTCCCGGCAGCGTCATCTACGGCCCCGTCtccggacacggacacggacacgggcagggacagggccaCGGACATGGGCCGCACTCGCACTCTGCCCGCTATCACACCATCAGTCATCGGGGCTTCCCCCCGGGTCCACCGCCGCCCAGTCACATGGTCCACCACCCGCAGGCGCAGCTtagccaccagcaccacatgCAGATGCACCATGCGGCACACCAGCACATGGGCGGCATGCCCCCCCTTCAAATTCCGGTCATGATGCCGCAGCAGTACGCGACACTGCAGCCGTCGCGCTCGaccagcaaaaagaagaagaaggacaAGAAGagcgggggagggggagggggaggtggAGTCCCCGTCGGCATGCCCATAGTGCCCCCAATCTACGCctaccaccagcagcaggcgatgGGCGGCGTCCCTCCTCCGCAGATGGCTCAATCGATGATTGGGGAGCCGCGACCGCTGGGAATGTCTAGCCGAAAAATGGCGGCGTCGATGGGCAACGGCCTGGATGACTCTGGCAACTCGGGGGCCGAGTCACCGTCGCCGGGAGGCACTGGAATCTACAAG CGCAAGGGCCACCTGAACGAGCGGGCCTTCAGCTATTCCATCCGTCAGGAGcaccgcagccgcagccacggCTCGTTGGCCAGCCTGCAGTTCAATCCCCCGGACATGAAGAAGGAGCGCGAGATCGCCCAAATGGTGGCGGGCCTGGACCTGAACGAGGGCGAACGACAGATGGGTCCGAGCACTCTGCAGCGCAAGCAGGCCGCCATGACGATGACGAATGGCGGAGGTCCCGGACAACATCCGCATCCACACGCGCACGCCCCACATCCGCATCAGCATCCGCAtcagcatccacatccgcatgcCATATACGGGCCCCTGGGGCCATCGAGTAGCTTCGGCAAGCCACGAAGATAG
- the LOC117899458 gene encoding ecdysone-induced protein 74EF isoform X2 yields the protein MGDSTPICRCRVLYLGSAVPRQSKDGLQGIQEPLRSLYPSEGAVGAKGIDSWLSVWSNGILLENVDENLKQITRFFPIESLHYCAAVRQVLIPERGNSHPEPKFLPLDSPFARMPRAQHPPIFAAILRRTTGIKVLECHVFICKREAAANALVRCCFHAYADNSYARQLETGSTAGGGGSSVYGTVKSATGSKSNGDLANGNGNGNGSGNGHGSHHLSLAAQGGWRSRAGSTTTLNSLGRASNGHAPNGSALGMNGGSTGSAAEGYTSVKNFYGSSADLNVTGDDGDASLYNGDENHKVWSGSQDQLDSIGPAESPYEVYTGNTSTLGRPLRARQMSAPIDVAPPPVKEERKQKRDKKSSKSSGSQSLSGTLIRPKPMHPAAMHRSGLPSSAGPGSVIYGPVSGHGHGPHSHSARYHTISHRGFPPGPPPPSHMVHHPQAQLSHQHHMQMHHAAHQHMGGMPPLQIPVMMPQQYATLQPSRSTSKKKKKDKKSGGGGGGGGVPVGMPIVPPIYAYHQQQAMGGVPPPQMAQSMIGEPRPLGMSSRKMAASMGNGLDDSGNSGAESPSPGGTGIYKRKGHLNERAFSYSIRQEHRSRSHGSLASLQFNPPDMKKEREIAQMVAGLDLNEGERQMGPSTLQRKQAAMTMTNGGGPGQHPHPHAHAPHPHQHPHQHPHPHAIYGPLGPSSSFGKPRR from the exons ATGGGCGACTCCACGCccatctgccgctgccgcgtGCTCTATTTGGGCAGCGCGGTGCCGCGCCAGAGCAAGGATGGGCTCCAGGGCATTCAGGAGCCGCTGCGCAGCCTCTACCCCTCGGAGGGGGCGGTGGGCGCCAAGGGCATCGACAGCTGGCTGAGCGTCTGGTCGAACGGCATTCTGCTGGAGAATGTGGACGAGAACCTCAAGCAGATCACGCGCTTCTTCCCAATCGAGTCGCTCCACTACTGCGCAGCCGTGCGGCAGGTTCTCATTCCCGAGCGCGGCAACTCGCATCCGGAGCCGAAGTTCCTGCCCCTGGACTCGCCATTCGCCCGCATGCCGCGCGCCCAGCATCCGCCCATCTTTGCCGCGATCCTGCGCCGCACCACTGGCATCAAGGTGCTCGAGTGCCACGTGTTCATCTGCAAGCGGGAGGCTGCGGCCAACGCTCTAGTCAGGTGCTGCTTCCACGCCTATGCCGACAACTCGTATGCCCGCCAGCTGGAGACGGGCAGCACGGCGggcggaggaggcagcagcgtcTACGGCACCGTTAAGAGTGCCACAGGCAGCAAGTCCAACGGCGATCTGGCcaacggaaatggaaatggaaatggaagtggaaacGGGCACGGAAGCCATCATCTGTCCCTCGCCGCCCAGGGCGGCTGGCGGTCTCGTGCCGGCAGTACAACAACGCTCAACAGCCTGGGGCGCGCATCGAACGGACATGCCCCCAATGGATCCGCACTTGGCATGAACGGTGGCAGCACTGGCAGTGCCGCGGAGGGCTACACCTCCGTCAAGAACT TTTATGGGAGCAGCGCCGACCTGAATGTGACAGGGGATGATGGCGACGCTTCGCTGTACAATGGCGACGAGAACCACAAGGTGTGGAGTGGGTCACAGGACCAGCTGGACAGCATCGGGCCCGCTGAGAGTCCTTACGAAGTGTACACCGGCAACACCTCCACATTGGGCAGGCCGCTGCGGGCACGTCAGATGAGCGCCCCCATCGATGTGGCTCCGCCCCCAGTCAAGGAGGAGCGCAAGCAGAAGCGCGACAAGAAGTCGTCCAAGTCCAGCGGAAGCCAGAGCCTGTCGGGCACCCTCATCAGGCCGAAGCCTATGCACCCTGCCGCCATGCACCGCTCTGGCCTCCCGAGCTCCGCCGGTCCCGGCAGCGTCATCTACGGCCCCGTCtcc ggccaCGGACATGGGCCGCACTCGCACTCTGCCCGCTATCACACCATCAGTCATCGGGGCTTCCCCCCGGGTCCACCGCCGCCCAGTCACATGGTCCACCACCCGCAGGCGCAGCTtagccaccagcaccacatgCAGATGCACCATGCGGCACACCAGCACATGGGCGGCATGCCCCCCCTTCAAATTCCGGTCATGATGCCGCAGCAGTACGCGACACTGCAGCCGTCGCGCTCGaccagcaaaaagaagaagaaggacaAGAAGagcgggggagggggagggggaggtggAGTCCCCGTCGGCATGCCCATAGTGCCCCCAATCTACGCctaccaccagcagcaggcgatgGGCGGCGTCCCTCCTCCGCAGATGGCTCAATCGATGATTGGGGAGCCGCGACCGCTGGGAATGTCTAGCCGAAAAATGGCGGCGTCGATGGGCAACGGCCTGGATGACTCTGGCAACTCGGGGGCCGAGTCACCGTCGCCGGGAGGCACTGGAATCTACAAG CGCAAGGGCCACCTGAACGAGCGGGCCTTCAGCTATTCCATCCGTCAGGAGcaccgcagccgcagccacggCTCGTTGGCCAGCCTGCAGTTCAATCCCCCGGACATGAAGAAGGAGCGCGAGATCGCCCAAATGGTGGCGGGCCTGGACCTGAACGAGGGCGAACGACAGATGGGTCCGAGCACTCTGCAGCGCAAGCAGGCCGCCATGACGATGACGAATGGCGGAGGTCCCGGACAACATCCGCATCCACACGCGCACGCCCCACATCCGCATCAGCATCCGCAtcagcatccacatccgcatgcCATATACGGGCCCCTGGGGCCATCGAGTAGCTTCGGCAAGCCACGAAGATAG
- the LOC117899461 gene encoding drosulfakinins, giving the protein MGQKSCAHFATLAMPFWALTFYLLVVVPVPSQTASQPASLEVGKEERRLQDFDPKMAANAANSDGLSLARFSSRRHQRSIGLGFGHRGAIISRPVIPIELDLLMDNEDDQRTMSKRFDDYGHMRFGKRGGDDQFDDYGHMRFGR; this is encoded by the coding sequence ATGGGACAAAAGAGCTGCGCGCATTTTGCCACCTTGGCGATGCCATTCTGGGCCTTAACATTTTATcttctggtggtggtgcccgTACCCtcccagacagccagccagccagccagcttgGAGGTCGGCAAGGAGGAACGGCGACTGCAAGACTTCGATcccaaaatggcagcaaacGCGGCAAACTCAGACGGACTGTCGTTGGCACGCTTCAGCAGCAGACGTCACCAGAGATCCATTGGACTAGGGTTCGGGCACAGGGGAGCGATTATCTCCCGGCCAGTAATACCCATCGAATTGGACTTGCTGATGGACAACGAGGACGATCAAAGGACGATGTCAAAGCGCTTTGATGACTATGGTCACATGCGGTTCGGAAAGCGGGGCGGGGACGACCAGTTCGATGATTACGGTCACATGCGCTTCGGACGATAA
- the LOC117899457 gene encoding beta-mannosidase, with amino-acid sequence MKCRPGGGCHNGGPAWSLLVGLWCGFLVHGIRGDAVEVIELWSNWSITNQNGTLSIADQTLPSGIYSVFGSQVLESYNDIHLRWLAYDNWTYTNSFQFDIHHYKRGHINLTFHGIDTVAEIRLNHQLLGRTDNMFVRYSFDVSAILQLDNVLEVEIVSPVWAALAKSQALDAASSSVPPACPPGRYNGECHVNMLRKMQSSFAWDWGPAAPSMGLWKNVQLEIYEVAVIRDVDVDISRTANGSHWNMHIRCYLDSVGRHNFYATLILYAVELLDHPVVVDTYTWKPISYSTPVIEFDQTVPIEKVVTWWPNGYGEQKLYPLHFTLKAWLGSDGPEVRSKTKSQKSLRVGFRTLELIERPAADGLGNTFLFQVNGLEIFMKGSNYIPSHILPENQTKDQIEHLLKSAKEAHMNMLRVWGGGIYESDYFYSLADSLGLLIWQDMMFACAMYPVGEEYLSSVREEVRQNAKRLSHHPSVAIFVTNNENEAALVQNWYQTSFEDARFEAEYRELYVANVLHELKLVSHKSRPQPLVSSPSNGKASAVDNYISENPQDEHNGDVHFYDYLKDAWDPGIYPRPRFASEYGFQSLPSFYSWQRSKNEDDDLLTLLKHRQHHPLGSTPIISLVERHLPLPLPEDDNFAEALIYFSQISQAMATKVETELYRSLRDTTHNTMGALYWQLNDVWVAPSWSGIDFYGNWKLLHYWARDFLAPIAIVAQYEKSEDSLNIILLCDEPQVETEGLIVVANIHLWSQLLPRQSINWTVTLRPNGVQYDKVIPIKDLFHEQFNRRNAFLELQLRRRQEVLSRTYFFPSNIAAAIGLEDPGLEYEIASRSCLTTGNVIRNSLSISIQVKRPAVFVYLELLKPYRYTFSENGYMQTTPMHVVYLTFDATTCARLLRKADIKILTVNDFMP; translated from the exons ATGAAGTGTCGGCCTGGGGGTGGATGCCACAACGGAGGCCCCGCCTGGAGTTTGCTTGTTGGACTCTGGTGTGGATTTCTTGTCCATGGCATCCGGGGCGATGCAGTGGAAGTCATCGAGCTGTGGAGCAATTGGAGTATAACCAACCAGAACGGAA CCCTGTCCATTGCTGACCAAACACTGCCCTCTGGCATATACAGTGTCTTTGGATCCCAGGTTCTCGAGTCCTACAATGACATCCATCTACGCTGGCTGGCATACGACAACTGGACATACACAAATAGCTTTCAGT TCGATATTCATCACTATAAGCGCGGGCACATCAATCTGACATTCCACGGGATCGACACTGTGGCCGAGATTCGCCTGAACCATCAGCTTCTGGGGCGAACGGACAACATGTTTGTGCGCTACTCGTTCGACGTCAGTGCGATCCTTCAGCTGGACAATGTCCTGGAGGTGGAGATAGTGTCGCCCGTGTGGGCGGCCCTGGCCAAGTCGCAGGCTCTCGACGCTGCGAGCAGTTCTGTGCCGCCGGCCTGTCCGCCCGGACGCTACAACGGCGAGTGCCACGTCAATATGCTGCGAAAGATGCAGTCTAGTTTCGCCTGGGACTGGGGTCCGGCGGCACCCTCAATGGGTCTCTGGAAGAACGTGCAGCTGGAGATCTACGAGGTGGCAGTCATACGCGACGTCGACGTGGACATCAGTCGCACCGCCAACGGCTCGCACTGGAACATGCACATCCGCTGCTACTTGGATTCGGTGGGCAGGCACAACTTCTATGCCACCCTGATCCTCTATGCAGT TGAGCTATTGGACCATCCGGTTGTGGTGGACACATACACCTGGAAACCCATCAGCTACTCGACGCCAGTAATTGAGTTCGATCAGACCGTGCCAATT GAGAAAGTCGTAACCTGGTGGCCCAATGGCTATGGCGAACAGAAGCTTTATCCGCTCCACTTCACGCTCAAAGCCTGGCTAGGGTCAGACGGTCCTGAAGTGCGCTCAAAAACCAAATCGCAAAAGTCACTCCGCGTGGGATTCCGCACGCTTGAGTTGATAGAGAGGCCAGCGGCGGACGGACTCGGCAACACCTTCCTCTTCCAGGTCAACGGATTGGAAATATTCATGAAGGGCAGCAACTACATACCCTCCCACATCCTGCctgaaaatcaaacaaaagacCAAA TTGAGCATCTGCTGAAGTCCGCTAAGGAGGCGCACATGAACATGCTGCGGGTATGGGGCGGTGGGATTTATGAGTCCGACTATTTCTACAGTCTTGCCGATAGCCTGGGCCTGCTCATCTGGCAGGACATGATGTTCGCTTGCGCCATGTACCCGGTGGGAGAGGAGTATCTGTCCTCTGTTCGCGAGGAGGTGCGCCAGAATGCCAAGCGACTGTCGCACCACCCCAGCGTTGCGATCTTTGTCACTAATAACGAGAACGAGGCCGCCCTGGTACAGAACTGGTATCAAACATCCTTCGAGGACGCGCGCTTCGAGGCTGAGTACCGAGAGCTCTACGTGGCCAATGTCCTCCACGAGCTAAAGCTTGTCTCCCACAAGTCACGCCCTCAGCCGCTGGTTTCCTCGCCGTCGAATGGAAAGGCCAGCGCGGTGGACAATTACATTTCAGAAAACCCCCAGGACGAACACAATGGCGACG TGCACTTCTACGACTACCTGAAGGACGCCTGGGATCCAGGGATCTATCCTCGGCCACGGTTTGCCAGCGAGTACGGCTTCCAGAGCCTGCCCAGCTTCTACTCTTGGCAGCGCAGCAAGAACGAAGACGATGACCTCCTCACTCTTTTGAAACACAGACAGCATCACCCTCTGGGGAGCACCCCCATCATAAGCCTGGTGGAGCGccatctgccactgcccctgccggAGGACGACAACTTCGCAGAGGCGCTGATCTACTTCAGCCAGATTTCCCAGGCCATGGCCACCAAGGTGGAGACCGAACTGTATCGCAGCCTGCGGGACACTACGCACAACACCATGGGCGCCCTCTACTGGCAGCTGAACGATGTCTGGGTGGCGCCCTCCTGGTCCGGCATAGATTTCTATGGCAATTGGAAG CTCTTGCACTACTGGGCGCGCGACTTCCTGGCCCCCATCGCCATCGTTGCACAGTACGAAAAGTCCGAGGATTCGCTCAACATCATCCTCCTCTGCGATGAGCCCCAGGTGGAGACGGAGGGATTGATCGTTGTCGCCAACATCCATCTTTGGTCGCAGCTGCTTCCGCGCCAGTCCATCAACTGGACGGTCACCCTGCGGCCCAACGGCGTGCAGTATGACAAGGTCATCCCCATCAAGGACTTGTTCCATGAGCAATTCAATAGGCGCAATGCCTtcctggagctgcagctgcgtcgTCGCCAGGAGGTGCTCTCCCGCACCTACTTCTTCCCAAGCAACATTGCCGCCGCTATCGGACTCGAGGATCCCGGCCTAGAG TACGAGATTGCCTCTCGCTCTTGTCTCACCACTGGCAACGTCATCCGGAATAGCCTGAGTATTAGCATCCAGGTGAAGCGGCCCGCTGTTTTCGTATACCTCGAGCTCTTGAAGCCCTATCGGTACACGTTCTCCGAGAACGGCTACATGCAAACCACGCCCATGCACGTGGTCTATCTCACCTTCGATGCCACCACCTGTGCGCGACTGCTGCGTAAAGCGGACATCAAGATTTTGACCGTCAACGACTTCATGCCCTAG
- the LOC117899456 gene encoding beta-mannosidase-like, translating into MLRILYLYPCCVLLIALLRPLDAKTVLVEELTKWTLRNETTSLRIDVARVPSGVYTALRDTYGDLLETENNVALSWMANQTWTYSNTFDSDEIGHDNLVNLTLHGVDTVSRVRLNGELIGETDNMFVRYSFAIGHLLLPSPSQNTLEIELLSPLQEARRRAQKLEEEGYAGAPPNCPVAQGYVECHRNMLRKMQMSFGGEWNPAALSSGIWKPVAIEYYKVAILRDVDVAINRNDTHWTMDCRAFLSSPASENFYAKLVVYASELLDEPLVLDHQEVNYASAILEFKIHIPQDRVTLWWPNGYGQQRLYPVLFSVKCYPSKEGPNLSSRTESQKLLKIGFRTIELVEDMDKSGRTFFFRVNGHPIFMKGANYVPANTLPELSAEADTVQHLLKSAHDVHMNMIRVWGGGLYESETFYNLADYYGLLVWQDMAFSKAAYPLTDDFVASVCLETRQNAKRLSYHPSLAMIVTNNEIELFLVKNRSELGENSARLEKDYQALFMGTLRHELTIISRNDFSPRPGPMISTPSLGIAESGKELAIDPQHPSFGDIHFWDDDKDGFDSDTYPHARFVSEFGYASLPMLSSWQRALGNGTDVSNESVAALIRSHQHDPKGFIPILKLIALQLPFMLHSWDENIEEFIYFSQVAQAMTSKTAVDLFRTLRTDNHTMGALIWQLNDVWVAPTWSCIDFYGNYKMVYYWAKDFLAPTRVIALYDKSSDSLNVTLTREDYVEHADTRLYHVQINTYLWTDFIAKKTIARAFALGSNELEARPIPLDTFLYENHSKEEMFLEIVLEDNDGGTLARNHFYPVPLKNVKGIKDPELALEVVGPDCGTAKPPYANSFSLRITVKSPALLVYLELSHPDYVKHRHQFSTNGFTQTEPRKTVHLEFETSSECLKLTSAHIKVQTMNQYLI; encoded by the exons ATGCTCCGGATATTGTACCTGTACCCCTGTTGCGTTCTGCTAATCGCCCTCCTCCGCCCGCTGGATGCTAAAACTGTCCTCGTGGAGGAGCTCACAAAGTGGACACTGAGGAACGAGACCACTT CACTGAGGATCGACGTTGCCCGGGTGCCGAGCGGTGTGTATACGGCGCTGAGGGATACTTATGGAGACCTGCTGGAAACGGAGAACAATGTGGCCCTCAGCTGGATGGCCAACCAAACGTGGACTTACAGCAACACCTTCGACA GCGACGAAATAGGTCACGACAATTTGGTGAACCTCACGCTCCACGGTGTCGATACCGTGTCCAGGGTGAGGCTGAACGGTGAGTTGATCGGCGAAACGGACAACATGTTCGTCCGTTACTCGTTCGCCATTGGGCACTTGCTCCTGCCCAGTCCCAGCCAGAACACCCTGGAGATCGAGCTGCTTTCGCCACTTCAGGAGGCCCGCAGGCGCGCCCAGAaactggaggaggagggctACGCCGGCGCTCCTCCCAACTGTCCGGTTGCGCAGGGCTATGTCGAATGCCATCGCAACATGCTGCGCAAAATGCAGATGAGCTTCGGCGGCGAGTGGAACCCGGCAGCCCTTTCGTCCGGCATATGGAAGCCAGTGGCCATCGAGTACTACAAGGTGGCAATCCTCCGCGACGTGGATGTGGCCATCAACCGCAATGACACCCACTGGACGATGGACTGTCGGGCCTTCCTCAGCTCACCTGCCTCGGAGAACTTCTACGCCAAGCTCGTGGTGTATGCCAG TGAGCTCCTGGACGAACCACTGGTTCTGGACCATCAAGAGGTGAACTACGCATCCGCCATTCTAGAGTTCAAAATACACATTCCGCAG GACCGAGTCACTCTGTGGTGGCCAAATGGCTATGGCCAGCAACGGCTCTACCCGGTGCTTTTCTCAGTGAAGTGCTACCCCAGCAAAGAGGGCCCCAACCTGAGCTCGCGCACCGAGTCCCAGAAGCTTTTGAAGATCGGATTTCGCACCATAGAGTTGGTGGAGGACATGGACA AGAGCGGCAGAACCTTTTTCTTTCGGGTGAACGGCCATCCAATCTTCATGAAGGGTGCGAACTATGTGCCGGCCAATACACTGCCAGAACTGTCCGCAGAGGCGGATACGG TGCAGCACTTGCTGAAGTCGGCCCACGACGTCCACATGAACATGATCCGCGTGTGGGGAGGCGGTCTCTACGAGTCGGAGACGTTCTACAACTTGGCAGACTACTACGGCCTCCTAGTATGGCAGGACATGGCATTCTCCAAGGCAGCCTACCCCCTCACCGACGACTTTGTGGCTTCTGTGTGCCTCGAGACCAGGCAGAATGCGAAACGGCTCTCGTACCATCCCAGTCTCGCGATGATTGTGACGAACAACGAGATCGAGCTCTTCCTGGTGAAGAATCGCTCGGAGCTCGGGGAGAATTCGGCACGCCTTGAGAAGGACTATCAGGCTCTATTTATGGGCACGCTCAGGCACGAGCTGACTATTATTTCCCGCAATGATTTCAGCCCTCGTCCTGGCCCCATGATTTCCACGCCATCGCTGGGCATTGCAGAGTCTGGCAAGGAGCTGGCCATAGATCCACAGCATCCCAGTTTCGGCGACA TCCACTTCTGGGACGACGACAAGGACGGATTCGACTCGGACACCTACCCGCACGCTCGGTTCGTATCCGAGTTCGGATATGCCAGTCTGCCCATGCTCTCCAGCTGGCAGCGAGCGTTGGGTAATGGCACAGATGTCTCCAACGAAAGCGTGGCTGCCCTGATCCGAAGCCACCAGCACGATCCCAAGGGATTCATACCGATACTTAAGCTGATTGCCCTCCAGTTGCCATTCATGCTTCACAGCTGGGATGAGAACATTGAGGAGTTCATTTACTTCAGCCAGGTCGCACAGGCAATGACCTCCAAGACGGCCGTCGATCTCTTCCGCACCCTGCGCACCGACAACCACACAATGGGCGCCCTCATATGGCAATTGAACGACGTGTGGGTGGCCCCCACGTGGTCGTGCATCGACTTCTATGGCAACTATAAGATGGTCTACTACTGGGCCAAGGACTTTTTGGCCCCGACGAGGGTGATTGCCTTGTACGACAAGAGCTCCGACAGCCTCAATGTGACGCTCACAAGGGAGGACTACGTGGAGCACGCGGACACGCGCCTATACCACGTCCAAATCAACACCTATCTCTGGACAGACTTTATTGCCAAGAAAACTATAGCCCGTGCCTTTGCTCTG GGCTCTAATGAACTAGAAGCGCGCCCAATCCCTCTGGACACTTTTCTGTATGAAAATCACTCGAAGGAAGAAATGTTCCTCGAGATTGTCCTGGAGGATAACGACGGTGGGACATTGGCAAGAAATCACTTCTATCCGGTGCCTTTGAAGAACGTTAAAGGCATCAAAGATCCGGAATTGGCG CTGGAAGTGGTTGGACCCGACTGCGGCACGGCCAAGCCGCCGTATGCCAACAGCTTCAGCCTACGCATCACAGTGAAATCTCCAGCTCTGCTGGTGTACTTGGAACTCTCCCATCCCGACTATGTCAAGCATAGACACCAGTTCTCGACGAACGGCTTCACCCAGACGGAGCCCAGGAAAACCGTCCACCTGGAATTTGAAACCTCTTCCGAGTGCCTGAAGTTGACTAGCGCGCACATCAAAGTGCAAACGATGAATCAATATTTAATCTGA